A genomic window from Corallococcus exiguus includes:
- a CDS encoding 3-oxoacyl-ACP synthase III family protein — translation MRYANILSTGRYVPEKLLTNADVEKILGEKVDEWLQQNVGIKQRHVMADNQATSDLAVAAAKEALARAKVDPKELDLVLVASDTPDYLSPGTSSVVQAKLGAVNAGTYDINAACAGWVTALDVASKTISSDDSYQRILVVGAYGMTRYVNWKDKKTCTLFADGAGAVVLGASDKPGFLGAKLLANGEYHDALGIYTGGTNRPATAETLALTDGKPAVQFVRKFPSTFNTERWPILLDTLLKRADQTLDDVKLFVFTQLNLRTIEATMKALNQPMEKAHYTMDKWGYTGSACIPMTLDDAVLQGKVKKGDLVAFCASGGGLAMASALYRWTA, via the coding sequence ATGCGTTACGCGAACATCCTGTCCACCGGCCGCTACGTCCCCGAGAAGCTCCTCACCAACGCCGACGTGGAAAAGATTCTGGGCGAGAAGGTGGACGAGTGGCTCCAGCAGAACGTGGGCATCAAGCAGCGCCACGTGATGGCGGACAACCAGGCCACCAGTGACCTGGCCGTGGCCGCCGCGAAGGAGGCGCTGGCCCGCGCGAAGGTGGACCCCAAGGAGCTGGACCTGGTGCTCGTGGCCAGTGACACGCCGGACTACCTGAGCCCCGGCACGTCGTCCGTGGTGCAGGCCAAGCTGGGCGCGGTCAACGCGGGCACCTACGACATCAACGCCGCGTGCGCGGGCTGGGTGACGGCGCTGGACGTGGCGTCGAAGACGATTTCGTCGGACGACAGCTACCAGCGCATCCTGGTGGTGGGCGCCTACGGGATGACCCGGTACGTGAACTGGAAGGACAAGAAGACCTGCACGCTGTTCGCGGACGGCGCGGGCGCGGTGGTGCTGGGCGCGTCCGACAAGCCGGGCTTCCTGGGCGCGAAGCTGCTCGCCAACGGCGAGTACCACGACGCGCTGGGCATCTACACGGGCGGCACCAACCGGCCCGCCACGGCGGAGACGCTGGCGCTGACGGACGGCAAGCCCGCGGTGCAGTTCGTGCGCAAGTTCCCCTCCACGTTCAACACCGAGCGCTGGCCCATCCTGCTGGACACGCTGCTCAAGCGCGCGGACCAGACGCTGGACGACGTGAAGCTGTTCGTCTTCACGCAGCTGAACCTGCGCACCATCGAAGCCACGATGAAGGCGCTCAACCAGCCCATGGAGAAGGCGCACTACACGATGGACAAGTGGGGTTACACGGGCTCCGCCTGCATCCCCATGACGCTGGACGACGCGGTGCTGCAGGGCAAGGTGAAGA
- a CDS encoding TetR/AcrR family transcriptional regulator, with protein MNRPSTSERVPVTPRGQRTRQKLLKAAEAVFGDKGYERASIADLTRKASVALGTFYVYFPDKQSIFVEVVDELGARLRRLIAESTVACTTRLEVEREGLRAFFQFVRQHPNLYRVVRQAEFVDADCYRRYYDRFAKGYVRGLTLAMEAGEVRRMDPEALAYCLMGIGDFLGMRWVLWEEDMGLERVLDTAMTLLTHGLPPDAGAARTHLQTVPPPKAAAKSSKPTPPKSKPSSRRPSRGPRS; from the coding sequence ATGAATCGCCCTTCAACTTCAGAACGAGTCCCCGTCACGCCGCGCGGTCAGCGGACGCGGCAGAAGTTGTTGAAGGCAGCGGAGGCGGTGTTCGGCGACAAGGGCTATGAGCGCGCGTCCATCGCGGACCTCACGCGCAAGGCCAGCGTCGCGCTGGGCACCTTCTACGTTTACTTCCCGGACAAGCAGTCCATCTTCGTGGAGGTGGTGGACGAGCTGGGCGCGCGCCTGCGCCGCCTCATCGCGGAGTCCACGGTCGCGTGCACCACGCGCCTGGAAGTGGAGCGCGAAGGCCTGCGCGCCTTCTTCCAGTTCGTGCGCCAGCACCCCAACCTCTACCGCGTGGTGCGGCAGGCGGAGTTCGTGGACGCGGACTGCTACCGCCGCTACTACGACCGCTTCGCCAAGGGCTACGTGCGCGGCCTCACGCTGGCCATGGAGGCCGGCGAGGTGCGCCGCATGGATCCAGAGGCGCTCGCCTACTGCCTGATGGGCATTGGCGACTTCCTGGGCATGCGCTGGGTGCTCTGGGAGGAGGACATGGGCCTGGAGCGCGTGCTCGACACGGCGATGACGCTCCTGACCCACGGCCTGCCCCCGGACGCGGGCGCCGCGCGCACCCATCTCCAGACTGTCCCCCCCCCGAAGGCAGCCGCGAAGTCGTCGAAGCCCACCCCCCCGAAGTCGAAGCCGTCTTCCCGCCGTCCGTCACGCGGTCCCCGGAGCTGA
- a CDS encoding Lrp/AsnC family transcriptional regulator, translating into MDPLDYRIVDMLQRDGRATQLELARGVKLSQPAVAERIRKLEEKGIITGYTARVDATQLGKDITAFIGVSIEHPKHFEGFARKVAELPDVLEAHRVAGQDSYVLKVKTANTRTLDSLLVETLRTIPGVTRTSTTIVLSTLKEDTHVRVPDELLNGE; encoded by the coding sequence ATGGACCCCCTGGATTATCGCATCGTCGATATGCTTCAGCGCGATGGCCGGGCCACGCAGCTGGAGTTGGCACGTGGGGTGAAGCTGTCCCAGCCGGCGGTGGCGGAGCGCATCCGCAAGCTGGAGGAGAAGGGCATCATCACCGGCTACACGGCGCGCGTGGACGCGACGCAGCTGGGCAAGGACATCACCGCCTTCATCGGGGTGAGCATCGAGCACCCCAAGCACTTCGAGGGCTTCGCGCGGAAGGTGGCGGAGCTGCCGGACGTGCTGGAGGCCCACCGGGTCGCGGGGCAGGACTCGTACGTGCTGAAGGTGAAGACCGCGAATACGCGGACGCTGGACTCGCTGCTCGTGGAGACGCTGCGCACCATTCCAGGTGTGACCCGCACGAGCACCACCATCGTCCTGTCGACCCTGAAGGAAGACACGCACGTGCGTGTCCCCGATGAGCTGTTGAACGGAGAATGA
- a CDS encoding aminotransferase-like domain-containing protein, with the protein MSADAMSAPLPPPPAYRLSRRMSRMKTSAVREILKIAERPDILSFAGGLPAPELFPVDAIAKAFEETFAREGRPALQYSTTEGFAPLREWISSHLARKGQHVHADQVLITSGSQQGLDLVGKVLLDPGDLVVVEDPSYLAALQTFGGYEVEFATVRSDDAGMDTDDLAALLKKRVPKLLYVIPNFQNPKGTTLSLERRKALVRLAQEHRFIILEDDPYGELRFKGVHLPSLASMDDQGVVLSLSTFSKTLAPGLRLGWVTGPRPLLKSLTIAKQATDLHTATLAQRATALLLETFDYAGHIQALMPVYSERATAMLAALEAHMPKGTKWTRPDGGMFLWVELPQGLDAATLLPRAVEQKVAFVPGAPFFANDQKPQFMRLNYSNRPPDLINEGMRRLGSVISDAL; encoded by the coding sequence ATGAGCGCGGACGCTATGAGTGCACCCCTGCCCCCTCCTCCGGCCTACCGGCTGTCCCGGCGCATGTCCCGGATGAAGACGTCCGCGGTGCGCGAAATCCTCAAGATCGCCGAGCGCCCCGACATCCTCTCCTTCGCCGGCGGCCTGCCCGCCCCGGAGCTCTTCCCCGTGGACGCCATCGCCAAGGCGTTCGAGGAGACCTTCGCCCGGGAGGGGCGCCCCGCGCTCCAGTACAGCACCACGGAGGGCTTCGCCCCCCTGCGCGAGTGGATCTCCTCGCACCTGGCGCGCAAGGGCCAGCACGTCCACGCGGACCAGGTGCTCATCACCAGCGGCTCGCAGCAGGGCCTGGACCTGGTGGGCAAGGTGCTGCTCGATCCGGGTGACCTGGTCGTGGTGGAGGACCCCAGCTACCTGGCGGCGCTCCAGACCTTCGGCGGCTACGAGGTGGAGTTCGCCACCGTGCGCAGCGACGACGCCGGCATGGACACGGACGACCTGGCGGCCCTGCTGAAGAAGCGCGTGCCGAAGCTGCTCTACGTCATCCCCAACTTCCAGAACCCCAAGGGCACCACCCTGTCCCTGGAGCGCCGCAAGGCCCTGGTGCGGCTGGCGCAGGAGCACCGCTTCATCATCCTGGAGGACGACCCGTACGGCGAGCTGCGCTTCAAGGGCGTGCACCTGCCGTCGCTGGCGTCGATGGACGACCAGGGCGTGGTGCTGTCCCTGTCCACCTTCTCCAAGACGCTGGCCCCCGGCCTGCGCCTGGGCTGGGTGACGGGGCCGCGCCCGCTGCTCAAGTCGCTGACCATCGCCAAGCAGGCCACGGACCTGCACACGGCCACGCTCGCCCAGCGCGCCACCGCGCTGCTGCTGGAGACCTTCGACTACGCGGGCCACATCCAGGCGCTGATGCCCGTCTACTCCGAGCGCGCCACCGCGATGCTGGCCGCGCTGGAGGCCCACATGCCGAAGGGCACGAAGTGGACCCGGCCGGACGGCGGCATGTTCCTCTGGGTGGAGCTGCCCCAGGGCCTGGACGCGGCCACGCTGCTGCCCCGCGCCGTGGAGCAGAAGGTCGCCTTCGTCCCCGGCGCGCCCTTCTTCGCCAACGACCAGAAGCCCCAGTTCATGCGCCTGAACTACTCCAACCGCCCGCCCGACCTCATCAACGAGGGCATGCGCCGGCTGGGCTCCGTCATCTCTGATGCGCTGTAG
- a CDS encoding SDR family oxidoreductase translates to MQLKDLKIIVTGGAQGMGAHFAQRIHEAGGQVAVGDVNEEKLAALPAGIHRRKLDVSNEQDVTDFVQWAHGAMGGLNGLINNAGILRDALLVKKDRTTGQVKKLSTADWNAVIGVNLTGATLMVREVVTKMVETDQRPGVIVNMSSIARHGNRGQSNYVSAKAALAANTVTWSREFAPFGIRVGAIAPGMIETPMTQGMNQKARDALVAAIPVGRIGEPEDIWVAVKFIVECDYFNGRTIDVDGGHNF, encoded by the coding sequence ATGCAGCTGAAGGACCTGAAGATCATCGTGACGGGTGGCGCGCAGGGCATGGGCGCGCACTTCGCTCAGCGCATCCACGAGGCGGGCGGCCAGGTGGCCGTTGGCGACGTCAACGAGGAGAAGCTCGCGGCGCTGCCGGCGGGCATCCACCGCCGCAAGCTGGACGTGTCCAACGAGCAGGACGTCACGGACTTCGTGCAGTGGGCCCACGGCGCCATGGGCGGCCTCAACGGCCTCATCAACAACGCGGGCATCCTGCGCGACGCGCTGCTCGTGAAGAAGGACCGCACCACCGGCCAGGTGAAGAAGCTGTCCACGGCGGACTGGAACGCCGTCATCGGCGTGAACCTCACCGGCGCCACGCTGATGGTGCGCGAGGTCGTCACGAAGATGGTGGAGACGGACCAGCGCCCCGGCGTCATCGTGAACATGTCGTCCATCGCGCGGCACGGCAACCGCGGCCAGTCCAACTACGTGTCCGCCAAGGCCGCGCTCGCCGCCAACACCGTCACCTGGTCGCGCGAGTTCGCGCCGTTCGGCATCCGCGTGGGCGCCATCGCCCCGGGCATGATTGAGACGCCCATGACGCAGGGGATGAACCAGAAGGCCCGCGACGCGCTGGTGGCCGCCATCCCGGTGGGCCGCATCGGCGAGCCGGAGGACATCTGGGTGGCCGTGAAGTTCATCGTGGAGTGCGACTACTTCAACGGCCGCACCATCGACGTGGACGGCGGTCACAACTTCTAG
- a CDS encoding winged helix-turn-helix transcriptional regulator, protein MHDDSSPLCARFLSAADLLGRRWTGVILRILMDGPCRFGELTARIGTISERVLSERLKDLEAEGILERHVDPGPPIRSEYRLTEKGQAFWKVIDELGKWAERWVDVKPTRAAPRKRKSA, encoded by the coding sequence ATGCATGACGACTCAAGCCCGCTGTGTGCGCGGTTCCTGTCGGCGGCCGACCTGCTGGGGCGGCGCTGGACGGGCGTCATCCTGCGCATCCTGATGGACGGGCCGTGCCGCTTCGGGGAGCTGACGGCGCGCATCGGCACCATCAGCGAGCGTGTCCTGTCGGAGCGGCTCAAGGACCTGGAGGCGGAGGGCATCCTCGAGCGCCACGTGGACCCGGGCCCGCCCATCCGCTCCGAGTACCGCCTGACGGAGAAGGGTCAGGCGTTCTGGAAGGTCATCGACGAGCTGGGCAAGTGGGCGGAGCGCTGGGTGGACGTGAAGCCCACGCGGGCCGCGCCCCGGAAGCGCAAGAGCGCCTGA
- a CDS encoding malonic semialdehyde reductase: MATTNTALDTDALEQLFTEARTHSGWQDRPVTDETLRRIYELARMAPTAINSQPVRLVFVRSREAKERLKPALSPGNVDKTMQAPVTVIVAYDTAFHEQMPKLFPARDMKSVFAAMPQEAREQAAFMNGTLQGGYVILAARALGLDCGPMGGFDKAKVDEAFLQGTGWKSNFLINLGYGDPAKLFPRNPRLSFEDACRLD; encoded by the coding sequence ATGGCGACGACGAACACGGCCCTGGACACGGACGCGCTGGAGCAGCTCTTCACGGAGGCCCGCACGCACTCGGGCTGGCAGGACCGGCCGGTGACGGACGAGACGCTGCGCCGCATCTACGAGCTGGCGCGCATGGCGCCCACCGCGATCAACAGCCAGCCGGTGCGCTTGGTGTTCGTGAGGAGCCGCGAGGCCAAGGAGCGGCTCAAGCCCGCGCTGTCCCCGGGCAACGTGGACAAGACGATGCAGGCGCCGGTGACGGTCATCGTGGCGTACGACACCGCGTTCCACGAGCAGATGCCCAAGCTGTTCCCCGCGCGCGACATGAAGAGCGTCTTCGCGGCCATGCCCCAGGAGGCGCGCGAGCAGGCGGCCTTCATGAACGGCACCCTGCAGGGCGGCTACGTCATCCTGGCGGCGCGCGCGCTGGGGCTCGACTGCGGCCCCATGGGCGGCTTCGACAAGGCCAAGGTGGACGAGGCCTTCCTCCAGGGCACCGGCTGGAAGTCGAACTTCCTCATCAACCTGGGCTACGGCGACCCGGCGAAGCTCTTCCCGCGCAACCCGCGTCTGTCTTTCGAGGACGCCTGCCGGTTGGACTGA
- the popD gene encoding PopC secretion inhibitor PopD, producing the protein MSRKNGVPGGPQDISARMSSVAAVRPLPGSGGTVRALPGAGGLERDAQPAGDIDVTVMPRESAAPKRPSASSRAPMRSRADIYKEGQAENARFRESFMRWLEAHQLVGAVRAMSEPGGSLPMLHLRCAPRVLDQLRRAPEFEAGTMMPLEQLY; encoded by the coding sequence ATGAGCAGGAAGAATGGCGTGCCGGGCGGACCTCAAGACATTTCGGCCCGGATGTCCTCCGTCGCCGCCGTGCGTCCGCTGCCTGGCAGCGGAGGCACGGTGCGTGCGTTGCCGGGCGCGGGTGGCCTGGAGCGTGACGCACAGCCGGCCGGCGACATTGACGTCACGGTGATGCCCCGGGAATCGGCCGCGCCGAAGCGTCCTTCCGCGTCCTCACGGGCACCCATGCGCTCGCGCGCGGACATCTACAAGGAAGGCCAGGCGGAGAACGCCCGCTTCCGCGAGAGCTTCATGCGCTGGCTGGAGGCACACCAGTTGGTGGGCGCCGTGCGCGCCATGAGCGAGCCGGGCGGTTCCCTGCCCATGCTGCACTTGAGGTGCGCCCCGCGCGTGCTGGACCAGCTGCGCCGCGCGCCGGAGTTCGAGGCAGGCACGATGATGCCGCTCGAACAGCTGTATTAG
- the popC gene encoding subtilisin-like protease PopC, producing the protein MKSFLLVPKESIETQARPGVRGTAQGERVLSRSTALRFSAAQKAPDALTALGLRSATLPGVKPEVSGQAQRGRKRARGKKASDVDATPMPGAPVTEQVGTEAGSYRFMPLIGATMAHFYSQDAEKAARGELAEEFEFIPDVVPLSFPGPVSAGQTGPRNRGMSSLAQREWPDESGVPLAHAQGIRGAGVMLGILDTGVDADHPEHASKTIQFRYVSLFPNSPHNPARDVRGFDPDGHGTHVCGIAAGVHHGVAPEVDLYAASVIESETIRTSLGRVAAGMEWLLHQFSRPENASRPAVVNLSLGFPLQPPPGISEADYLLNQRALQAMLRRLLDSNILPIVAAGNSGPDTVGYPAAFPEALAVGAVDFERNVATFSASGSVGRRGVPDVMGYGVNVYSSTERRCNNQAFYERMSGTSMAAPYVAGIAALYRCRAPDLTALEVRDLILGNAIKLPRSANHRTGKGLAVFR; encoded by the coding sequence ATGAAGTCGTTCCTGTTGGTACCCAAGGAGTCCATCGAGACGCAGGCCCGGCCCGGTGTGCGTGGCACGGCGCAGGGCGAGCGCGTCCTCAGCCGCAGCACCGCGCTCCGCTTCAGCGCGGCCCAGAAGGCACCGGATGCCCTCACCGCCCTCGGTCTGCGGTCGGCCACGCTGCCTGGCGTGAAGCCGGAGGTCAGTGGTCAGGCGCAGCGTGGCCGCAAGCGCGCCCGCGGCAAGAAGGCCAGCGACGTCGACGCCACGCCCATGCCGGGCGCGCCCGTGACGGAGCAGGTCGGCACGGAGGCCGGCAGCTACCGCTTCATGCCGCTCATCGGCGCCACCATGGCGCACTTCTACTCCCAGGACGCGGAGAAGGCGGCCCGGGGAGAGCTGGCGGAGGAGTTCGAGTTCATCCCGGACGTGGTGCCCCTGTCCTTCCCCGGTCCGGTGTCCGCCGGACAGACAGGGCCGCGCAACCGCGGCATGAGCTCGCTCGCGCAGCGCGAGTGGCCCGACGAGTCCGGTGTCCCCCTGGCGCACGCCCAGGGCATCCGGGGCGCCGGCGTGATGCTGGGCATCCTGGACACCGGCGTGGACGCGGACCACCCCGAGCACGCGAGCAAGACCATCCAGTTCCGCTACGTCTCGCTCTTCCCCAACTCGCCGCACAACCCCGCGCGCGACGTGCGCGGGTTCGATCCGGACGGCCACGGCACGCACGTGTGCGGCATCGCCGCGGGCGTGCACCACGGCGTCGCGCCGGAGGTGGACCTGTACGCCGCGTCCGTCATCGAATCGGAGACCATCCGCACCAGCCTGGGCCGCGTGGCCGCCGGCATGGAGTGGCTGCTGCACCAGTTCAGCCGTCCGGAGAACGCGTCGCGTCCCGCCGTCGTCAACCTGTCGCTGGGCTTCCCGCTGCAGCCGCCTCCGGGCATCTCCGAAGCGGACTACCTGCTCAACCAGCGCGCACTGCAGGCCATGCTGCGTCGGCTTCTGGACAGCAACATCCTGCCCATTGTCGCGGCGGGTAACAGTGGACCCGACACGGTTGGTTACCCAGCAGCCTTTCCCGAGGCCCTGGCTGTGGGGGCAGTCGACTTCGAGCGCAACGTGGCCACCTTCTCCGCCAGCGGCTCCGTGGGGCGTCGGGGCGTACCTGACGTCATGGGCTACGGGGTGAATGTGTATTCGTCTACTGAACGCCGCTGCAACAATCAGGCGTTCTATGAACGAATGAGCGGCACAAGCATGGCGGCGCCGTATGTCGCGGGAATCGCCGCGCTGTATCGTTGCCGCGCCCCTGACTTGACGGCATTGGAAGTGAGGGATTTGATTCTGGGCAATGCCATCAAGCTTCCTCGCTCGGCGAACCACCGGACGGGGAAGGGCCTGGCTGTTTTCAGGTGA
- a CDS encoding prolipoprotein diacylglyceryl transferase, producing the protein MIPYWHAPSFKLGPLELNPFNVFVAAGILLAARLLTKQAEREGLDPNPLADFAMWGVAAGMLFGHWVHLFFYHPEEMSKSPFQIFRFWDGLSSFGGLLGGILAAVVFFRVKKLRFNDYADSFALGVAPGWAVARLGCFAVHDHPGKLTDFFLAVQFPNGNRHDLGFYDAIVLFAITGLLYALRDMPKMKGRLLPLLALLYAASRFSLDFLRATDLSYVDARYFGLTPAQYGSLLLVVYGLWGLLRKQAPSASSQKPSAPRGRVETAR; encoded by the coding sequence TTGATTCCCTATTGGCACGCCCCCTCGTTCAAGCTGGGGCCCCTGGAACTGAACCCCTTCAACGTCTTCGTGGCGGCGGGCATCCTCCTGGCTGCCCGGCTGCTGACGAAGCAGGCGGAGCGCGAGGGGCTGGACCCGAACCCGCTGGCGGACTTCGCGATGTGGGGGGTGGCGGCCGGCATGCTCTTCGGCCACTGGGTGCACCTGTTCTTCTACCACCCGGAGGAGATGTCCAAGAGCCCGTTCCAGATTTTCCGGTTCTGGGATGGCCTGTCGTCCTTTGGCGGCCTGTTGGGCGGCATCCTGGCGGCGGTGGTGTTCTTCCGGGTGAAGAAGCTGCGCTTCAACGACTACGCGGACAGCTTCGCGCTGGGCGTGGCGCCGGGCTGGGCGGTGGCGCGGCTGGGGTGCTTCGCGGTGCACGACCACCCGGGCAAGCTGACGGACTTCTTCCTGGCGGTGCAGTTCCCCAACGGCAACCGGCACGACCTGGGCTTCTACGACGCCATCGTGCTCTTCGCGATCACCGGCCTGCTGTACGCGCTGCGCGACATGCCGAAGATGAAGGGCCGGCTGTTGCCGCTGCTGGCGCTCCTGTACGCGGCGTCCCGCTTCAGCCTGGACTTCCTGCGGGCCACGGACCTGTCGTACGTGGACGCGCGTTACTTCGGCCTGACGCCGGCGCAGTACGGCAGCCTGCTGCTGGTGGTGTACGGACTGTGGGGCCTGTTGCGCAAGCAGGCGCCGAGCGCATCCTCGCAGAAGCCGTCCGCGCCGCGGGGCCGGGTGGAGACAGCGCGGTAG
- a CDS encoding class I SAM-dependent methyltransferase, translated as MKALAYDALMAPLGWVGLNAARRQLVEGLSGKVLEVGAGTGLALPGYPDSVTSVTAVDVDLGALVRARARRSGVALLQADAQALPFTDGSFDAVVSSLVFCCVDAPGTALSEVMRVLKPGGELRLLEHVRAPNLAVATAQDLLTPAWRKLTGGCRLNRDTFRLVETTGFHILRREQRLGGVGEFIFARRP; from the coding sequence GTGAAGGCACTGGCGTACGACGCGTTGATGGCGCCGCTGGGCTGGGTGGGGTTGAACGCCGCCCGGCGGCAGCTGGTGGAAGGGCTGTCCGGCAAGGTGCTGGAGGTGGGCGCGGGCACGGGCCTGGCGCTGCCGGGCTACCCGGACTCGGTGACGTCGGTGACCGCGGTGGACGTGGACCTGGGAGCGCTGGTGCGCGCGCGGGCACGGCGCAGCGGCGTGGCGCTGCTCCAGGCGGATGCGCAGGCGCTGCCGTTCACGGACGGCTCGTTCGACGCGGTGGTGTCCAGCCTGGTGTTCTGCTGCGTGGACGCGCCGGGCACGGCGCTCTCGGAGGTGATGCGGGTGCTCAAGCCGGGCGGCGAGCTGCGCCTGCTGGAGCACGTGCGGGCGCCGAATCTGGCCGTGGCCACCGCGCAGGACCTGCTGACGCCCGCGTGGCGCAAGCTGACCGGCGGCTGCCGCCTCAACCGCGACACCTTCCGCCTGGTGGAGACCACGGGCTTCCACATCCTCCGGCGCGAGCAGCGCCTGGGCGGTGTGGGCGAGTTCATCTTCGCACGGCGGCCCTGA
- a CDS encoding alpha/beta fold hydrolase, with protein sequence MSAPAALADSDRHGGSNPREGSVRLSTGVTLRYVEQGRQDGPVVVLLHGYTDSHHTWDLDLPRFSRDFHIYALDQRGHGDSSRPACCYTQQAFAKDVVAFLDAKRVSRAVLVGHSMGSFIAQQVALDFPNRVKGLVLVGSAPTVAGNEVALGLKEVVDTLTDPVDPAFIHEFQASTFYAPIPASYLNTLVSESSKLPARVWQDALDGLIAEDHSSRLGRIRVPTLIIGGDHDGFFSVAEQRALARAIRGSKYLLYPETGHAPHAERPQRFVNDVQQFLECL encoded by the coding sequence GTGAGTGCTCCGGCCGCCCTGGCGGACTCCGACCGTCACGGTGGCTCCAATCCCCGTGAGGGTTCCGTGCGGCTGTCCACCGGCGTCACGCTCCGCTACGTGGAGCAGGGCCGCCAGGACGGACCCGTCGTCGTCCTGCTGCACGGCTATACGGACTCGCATCACACCTGGGACCTGGACCTGCCGCGCTTCTCGCGCGACTTCCACATCTACGCGCTGGACCAGCGCGGTCATGGCGACTCGTCCCGCCCGGCGTGTTGCTACACGCAGCAGGCCTTCGCGAAGGACGTGGTGGCGTTCCTGGACGCGAAGCGCGTGTCGCGCGCCGTGCTCGTGGGCCACTCCATGGGCAGCTTCATCGCGCAGCAGGTGGCGCTGGACTTCCCCAACCGCGTGAAGGGGCTGGTGCTCGTGGGCTCCGCGCCCACCGTGGCGGGCAATGAAGTGGCCCTGGGCCTCAAGGAGGTCGTGGACACGCTGACCGACCCCGTGGATCCCGCCTTCATCCATGAGTTCCAGGCCAGCACCTTCTACGCGCCCATTCCGGCGTCGTACCTGAACACGCTCGTCTCGGAGAGCTCCAAGCTGCCCGCGCGCGTGTGGCAGGACGCGCTGGATGGGCTCATCGCGGAGGACCACTCCTCGCGCCTGGGCCGCATCCGCGTGCCCACGCTGATCATCGGCGGGGACCACGACGGCTTCTTCTCCGTGGCGGAGCAGCGCGCCCTGGCCCGCGCCATCCGCGGCTCCAAGTACCTGCTCTACCCGGAGACCGGCCACGCGCCGCACGCCGAGCGCCCCCAGCGCTTCGTGAACGACGTGCAGCAGTTCCTCGAGTGCCTGTAG
- a CDS encoding DMT family transporter, translated as MQTRTAGFLLVALSGASFGALGLFARLAYAAGTDMPTLLFLRFTLAGLVLAGVMVAKGGRWPRGRLLWGLVALGAVGYFTEGSVYFIALQHASAGLVALLLYLFPALVALIQVALGREHLSRRRWLAVGLALCGTALTVDPGPDAKPLGIGLGVLSAVIYALYVLSSARIAGPAGPLAASTVVPLSAGAAFGALMLVKGPSFPQTPGGWAAVAGLALLSTVVAMLTFFAGLKRIGPVNTSLLSTLEPVMAVVLGAIFLGERLSLRQGLGGLLILVAVVVLARSDSSRPAEPGTAGA; from the coding sequence ATGCAGACCCGCACCGCCGGCTTCCTCCTCGTCGCCCTGTCCGGCGCCTCCTTTGGCGCGTTGGGCCTGTTCGCGCGCCTGGCCTACGCGGCGGGCACGGACATGCCCACGCTGCTCTTCCTGCGCTTCACGCTGGCCGGGCTGGTGCTCGCGGGCGTGATGGTCGCGAAGGGCGGAAGGTGGCCCCGGGGCCGCCTCCTGTGGGGCCTGGTGGCGCTGGGCGCGGTGGGCTACTTCACGGAAGGCAGCGTCTACTTCATCGCGCTCCAGCACGCGTCCGCCGGGCTGGTGGCGCTGCTGCTCTACCTCTTCCCCGCGCTGGTGGCCCTCATCCAGGTGGCCCTGGGACGCGAGCACCTGAGCCGCCGCCGCTGGTTGGCGGTGGGGCTGGCCCTGTGCGGGACGGCGCTCACGGTGGACCCCGGCCCGGACGCGAAGCCGTTGGGCATTGGGCTGGGCGTGCTGTCGGCGGTCATCTACGCGCTCTACGTCTTGTCCAGCGCGCGGATCGCGGGGCCGGCGGGGCCGCTCGCGGCAAGCACCGTCGTCCCGCTGTCGGCGGGGGCCGCCTTCGGGGCGCTGATGCTGGTGAAGGGCCCGTCCTTTCCCCAGACGCCGGGAGGCTGGGCCGCGGTGGCGGGACTGGCGCTGCTGTCCACGGTGGTGGCCATGCTGACGTTCTTCGCGGGCCTCAAGCGCATTGGCCCGGTGAACACGTCGCTCCTGTCCACGCTGGAGCCGGTGATGGCGGTGGTGCTGGGCGCCATCTTCCTGGGCGAGCGCCTGTCCTTGCGGCAGGGCCTGGGCGGCCTGCTCATCCTGGTGGCGGTGGTGGTGCTGGCCCGGAGCGACTCCAGCCGCCCGGCGGAACCCGGGACGGCCGGAGCCTGA
- a CDS encoding rhodanese-like domain-containing protein, which translates to MTPQERSQKAHELVAQGAVLLDVRTPEEFQQGHPDAARNIPVQVLAQRLSEVGPVGTPVVVYCAAGGRSAVAAELLRKGGFPDVFDLGSVKNW; encoded by the coding sequence ATGACGCCTCAGGAACGCTCTCAGAAGGCCCACGAACTCGTCGCCCAGGGCGCGGTGCTGCTGGATGTGCGCACCCCGGAGGAGTTCCAGCAGGGACACCCGGACGCCGCCCGCAACATCCCCGTGCAGGTGCTGGCCCAGCGCCTCTCAGAGGTCGGCCCGGTGGGCACGCCCGTGGTGGTGTACTGCGCGGCGGGAGGCCGCAGCGCGGTGGCCGCGGAGCTCCTGCGCAAGGGCGGCTTCCCGGACGTGTTCGACCTGGGCTCCGTGAAGAACTGGTAG